CTTCTCGGTGAGCTCCGTCTCCGCCGCTCTGCTCTGGTGGTCGTCACGGCTCCACGGGACGACCATGGTCACCCAGGGCCGGTTCTCCGCGTCGAAGGCGGCGAGCCTGCGGCAGTGGTCCGCGTCCTTCAGGGCCCAGCGGTCGACGAGCAGGATCTCGGGGGTGCTGGGCGGCGCCTTGCCGTCGTGCCGGTCCTCGTCGAACGAGGTGATGACGGCCTGGTAGTTGAGCGAGCGGACCAGCTCCTCGGCCACATAGGCCAGCGGCCGGGCGGAGGCGGGGTAGTACGGGTTCCAGTCCTGGGGATGGTCGCCGTAGTGGTCGCTGTTGCGCCCCTCGGGCAGATCGTGGCGGGTGGGCGCGGCGATGGTGATCTGCATCGGCCGGGGTGCGCCGACTCCGCTGCTGGGGGAGCCGAAGGCGCTGGGGGCGAGGCGGTAGTCGACGGGGCGGCCGGTGTCGATACGGACCGAGTCGGCGACGCTGACGATGCGTTTGGCCAGCTCGTAGACGGCCCGTTCGTACTCCTCGGCGAAGAGTCTGAGCTTGATCAGACCGTAGAGGCCGTCGCTGACGTACCGTTCGCCGAAGTCGCGGTGGTTGAACTGCAACCGCTCGGCTGAGCCGGGCAGTTGGCTCGGTGGCACCGGCACCCAGAGCGCGGGGACGATGGCCTCGGCCGGCTGGTTGGAGCGGGCCCGGTGGTGGATGGCCCGCTGTTCGAAGGCGTACCACTCCTTGCCGCACATCTCGCTGGCGAAGTAGCGCGGCGAGAACAGCGGAACGAAGACCCGGCAGGTGGCGAGGACGTCGCCGAGCCGTTCCGACCAGCCCTCGCCGGAGCGTATCTCCCGGTCCATGAAGCCCGCGGGGGCGCCGGCGGGTAAGTCGGTCATGGCCATCACATGGCCGCAGAGATCCTGGAAAAGCCGTTCGACCCACATATCGGGGTCCGTTCCGGCGCCGTACCCGGGCGTGTGGGCGTAACTCAGAAAGAAATACGGCCGATGGCCCACCGCTCGCTGTTGCGTCGATGCGTGCACACGACCCCCGTCCTGTATGAGCACTCGCATCCCAGAAGGAGGAAGGGAGTGCAAGCGAACTCATCATTCCGGAGCGGGCCGCATTCCAGCCCCTCCCGTTCGGTCATTCGAACGTCACTTTCCGGTCAGAGGCCAGGACGTTCGCTAACGGACCGGACGGCGAGAGGATCCTGCCGCGATTCTTTCCGGCCGCACTCCGCGTTCCGCTGATCTCCTTGCGGACAGCGGCGATCAGCTGTTTCCCGTCGACCGTCACCTCCGCCGCGTTTTCGATCATGTCGAGTGCTTCCGGAACACCCGTGAGGAAGCGCGGATCGTAAAGCCCGAGCCCCGCGCGTTCGAACGTCTCGGCCAGCAGTCGGGAGAACGGCACGTGTTCGCTCCCCCAAGGCGTTCGATGGTCCCAGGTACCGTCCAGGGCGTAAAGATCCGTCACTTCACCGAGCGCGCGCAGTTTCGCCCGGCGGAATCCGCTGAGCAGGCCGAGTGCCAGCTCGTCCGCGCCGGTCACCGGCCCGGTGCCGAGTGCGCCGGGTCCGTGGCGCCCCGGTGCGGCCGCCCCGGTGGACAGCGGCGTGATCGTGGTGAGCGTACGGGCGGCCTCGGCGGCCTGGTCCGGTACGGCGTCGGCCAGCAGCGACCAGGCCTCGGCGATCCGGTGCGCCCAGGCTTCGGCGTCCTTTGCCGCGAGGCGGTCGGCCGCGGGAGCGTCGAAGCAGTCGCGGAGGGGGTCGAGGTCGTCCAGGAGGACGGCGGGGGCCGGTGCCCGCCGCAGGACGCGCACGGGCAGCCAGTGCGGTCCTTCGGGCTCGTCGGGTGCGATGCGCCGTCCGGTGCCGGGCGTGGCCTGCGTCTCCCGGACGAGGAACCCGCCGTCCCCGGAGTGCACGACGGCCGTCCCCCGCTTCCCCGGCCCGCCGAGGAGCACGGTGCCGAGGGTGGGCAGGTGGAGGCTTCCGTCGCGGTACGCCACGGGGACGGGCAGGTCGAGCCGGGCGCGGACGGCCGCGGCGGCCACGGTCGCGGCGAGCCGTTCGGCGGCGGGTTCCGTGAGCCCTCGGCCGGCGTCGACGTCCGCCAGGGCGTCGACCAGCCAGGTGCGGGTGTAGGGGTGCGCGAGAACCGTGTCGAGCGCGTCGGCGCCGGTGGCGTCCGCCTCGACGGCCGCCGCGAGCCGCCAGGCGTCGTCCCAGAGCGCTCCGCCCCGGCCGTCGAGGGTGTCGTGGAGCACGGCGAGCAGGGTCCGGGTCAGGTCCTGGTGGGCGGTGAGCAGGGCGTCCGGCGACCGGACGGCGGGTGATGCGATGGCGGCGGCCGTACGCTCCTCGATACCCCGGATGAGGGCGGCCAGGTCGTCGCTGTACACGGACGGGTGGTCGAAGCCGCCGCCGGAGGCGTCGTCGGAGCGGTACCGGTGGGTGTAGAGCCCGCCGCCGCACGAGCGTACGACCGGACAGCGGCGGCAGGTCTCGCTGACGCCGGCCAGACCGAGCTGGCGGGCCCGGACGCCGGGGTGGGCGGCGACCTCGTCGAAGGTGTTGCGGAAGACGTCGAACCCGGTGGCGGCGGCGCCCTCGTAGGCGCTCTTGAGCGAGTCGACCTGTTCCAGCTTCCCGTCGGTCTCGATGACGACGAGGTCGGTGGGGGCGAGGCCCAGGGACTCGGTGAGGCTGGGGCCGCCGCTCAGACTGGAGAGCACCGAGGCGAACATCCGGACGGGCATGGGGCGGCCCTGTTCCGTCCAGCGGTCGAAGACCGTCAGGAGCCACGCGGCGTACGCGGTGGGCGATCCGTCCGGCCGCGGCGGTGGGTCGTCCCAGGTGGCGTGCGGCAGCAGGAAGTCGACGAGCGGGGGTTCGAGCGCGGCGAGGGCGTCGTGCACGGCCACCGGGTCGTTGTGGATGTCGACCGTGCAGAGCAGACCGAGGTCCAGATGGCGGTAGCGCTCCTCGCGGAGCAGGCCGACCGCTCGCAGCACCATCGGGTGGCTGCTGCGTCCGTCGGCGTACCGGCGGTGGCGGTCGTTGGCGGCGCGGTCGCCGTCGAGCGAGATCCCGACGCGGACGTGGAACTCGTCGAAGAGGTCGAGGTAACGGGGGCTGAGCTGGACGCCGTTGGTGTGGATCCTGAGGTCCAGCTCAGCGATGCCGTTCAGGGCCGAGCCGAGCTCCTCGCAGACCCGGCGCAGTCGCGCGGGCCCTGCCAGGAGCGGTTCCCCGCCGTGCAGGATCACTGTGACGGAGGGAAGCGCATGAATGGTCGCATGCTCGGCCAGACGCCGGGCTGTCCAGGAAATCGCCTCGTCGGAGATGGCTTTCGGTCGGGTCAGCCAGCTCTGATCTGCATGTTCATAGACGTAGCAGTGGTCGCAGGCGAGATCGCACCTGCTGTGCACTTTGAGAACGAATTCGCGGAAGGGGACCAGGGGTCCTGTCATTCCGCCATTCTAGCCAGTTCTGACGCCTGCTCAGAGAGCGGAATTGAACGTGGAGATCCGGGTGGACCGGGCCGTGGTCGCACCGCATACGCGGTTGATCTTCGTGACGGCGTCGGCGCTGCGGACGTCGGTCGCCGCGAGGGTTGCGCGGGTCTTCGCAGGGGCGAAGTCGGGGGTGGTTCCG
This sequence is a window from Streptomyces parvus. Protein-coding genes within it:
- the fsxC gene encoding FxsC protein encodes the protein MRVLIQDGGRVHASTQQRAVGHRPYFFLSYAHTPGYGAGTDPDMWVERLFQDLCGHVMAMTDLPAGAPAGFMDREIRSGEGWSERLGDVLATCRVFVPLFSPRYFASEMCGKEWYAFEQRAIHHRARSNQPAEAIVPALWVPVPPSQLPGSAERLQFNHRDFGERYVSDGLYGLIKLRLFAEEYERAVYELAKRIVSVADSVRIDTGRPVDYRLAPSAFGSPSSGVGAPRPMQITIAAPTRHDLPEGRNSDHYGDHPQDWNPYYPASARPLAYVAEELVRSLNYQAVITSFDEDRHDGKAPPSTPEILLVDRWALKDADHCRRLAAFDAENRPWVTMVVPWSRDDHQSRAAETELTEKLEAVMPVKMGQGRALCRAAAKGVPTMEAFGQLLPQVVEVAAQQYLKHAKAYPPGSGGGSGERTRLTGPMGYTSYIPDPHDPATEAEDL
- the fxsBH gene encoding radical SAM/SPASM protein FxsBH, inactivated beta-hydroxylase extension form, with protein sequence MTGPLVPFREFVLKVHSRCDLACDHCYVYEHADQSWLTRPKAISDEAISWTARRLAEHATIHALPSVTVILHGGEPLLAGPARLRRVCEELGSALNGIAELDLRIHTNGVQLSPRYLDLFDEFHVRVGISLDGDRAANDRHRRYADGRSSHPMVLRAVGLLREERYRHLDLGLLCTVDIHNDPVAVHDALAALEPPLVDFLLPHATWDDPPPRPDGSPTAYAAWLLTVFDRWTEQGRPMPVRMFASVLSSLSGGPSLTESLGLAPTDLVVIETDGKLEQVDSLKSAYEGAAATGFDVFRNTFDEVAAHPGVRARQLGLAGVSETCRRCPVVRSCGGGLYTHRYRSDDASGGGFDHPSVYSDDLAALIRGIEERTAAAIASPAVRSPDALLTAHQDLTRTLLAVLHDTLDGRGGALWDDAWRLAAAVEADATGADALDTVLAHPYTRTWLVDALADVDAGRGLTEPAAERLAATVAAAAVRARLDLPVPVAYRDGSLHLPTLGTVLLGGPGKRGTAVVHSGDGGFLVRETQATPGTGRRIAPDEPEGPHWLPVRVLRRAPAPAVLLDDLDPLRDCFDAPAADRLAAKDAEAWAHRIAEAWSLLADAVPDQAAEAARTLTTITPLSTGAAAPGRHGPGALGTGPVTGADELALGLLSGFRRAKLRALGEVTDLYALDGTWDHRTPWGSEHVPFSRLLAETFERAGLGLYDPRFLTGVPEALDMIENAAEVTVDGKQLIAAVRKEISGTRSAAGKNRGRILSPSGPLANVLASDRKVTFE
- the fxsA gene encoding FxSxx-COOH cyclophane-containing RiPP peptide; this translates as MKTYGTTPDFAPAKTRATLAATDVRSADAVTKINRVCGATTARSTRISTFNSAL